A genomic window from Nosocomiicoccus massiliensis includes:
- a CDS encoding MarR family winged helix-turn-helix transcriptional regulator: protein MTRQSDALKTFVALKRTTDNFFKRVKADIKCHGLTVNEFAVLEVLYNKGPQPIQQIKEKILIASSSTTYVIDSLEKRNYVVRTQDPSDKRTYYASLTEKGYQLIDSVFPSHAQMIESCFQDLDDASLTQLRESLKTVSTRVSK, encoded by the coding sequence ATGACGAGACAAAGCGATGCTTTAAAAACATTCGTTGCACTTAAACGTACGACAGATAATTTTTTTAAGCGCGTTAAAGCAGATATAAAATGTCACGGCCTGACTGTGAATGAATTTGCGGTACTTGAAGTGTTATATAACAAAGGGCCACAACCCATTCAACAAATAAAAGAAAAAATTCTCATCGCGAGTAGTTCAACGACGTATGTGATCGATAGTTTAGAAAAACGTAATTATGTCGTTCGTACACAAGATCCATCGGATAAGCGTACGTATTATGCGAGTTTGACTGAAAAGGGATATCAGTTGATTGATTCGGTGTTTCCAAGTCATGCTCAAATGATTGAATCATGCTTTCAAGATTTAGATGATGCGTCGTTAACTCAGCTTAGAGAATCATTAA